In a genomic window of Deinococcus aquiradiocola:
- the malQ gene encoding 4-alpha-glucanotransferase: MSIPRSSGVLLHPTSLPGPYGIGELGVHAHAFIDWLADAGQHYWQVMPLGPTGYGDSPYQAFSAFAGNPYLISLQDLRTDGLLQDSDFDVIPEFSADRVDFGQQYIWRNQMLDRAFAHAEAALMSGEHPLHADFDRFVTQEADWLGDYALYTAIKATQGGLPWNAWPEALRARQPEAMAQARQTLARDLLRVSFLQFLFFRQWNTVREYARSKGIAIIGDIPIFVAMDSSDAWARPEQFQFDAAGQPTAVAGVPPDYFSETGQLWGNPLYRWDAMQQDGFKWWIERFRGSLKLFDVIRIDHFRGFAAYWEIPYPAETAVHGRWVAAPGHALFQAIRDALPGIDIIAEDLGVVTPDVEALRDDFDLPGMAVLQFAFGGGDFSVNAFLPDNLRENQVVYTGTHDNDTTRGWWAHAEESERHAYRVYTSSDPSEETFAWALTRMAFHSRAKLSVVPLQDVLNLGTQDRMNLPGTTGPQNWTWRYRADALTPALSAQLRALTEETGRLIRF; the protein is encoded by the coding sequence ATGAGTATTCCCCGTTCCAGCGGTGTTCTGCTGCACCCCACCAGCCTCCCCGGCCCCTACGGCATCGGTGAGCTGGGCGTGCACGCCCACGCCTTCATCGACTGGCTCGCCGACGCCGGCCAGCACTACTGGCAGGTCATGCCGCTCGGCCCCACCGGCTACGGCGACAGCCCCTACCAGGCGTTCAGCGCCTTCGCCGGGAACCCCTACCTGATCAGCCTGCAGGACCTCCGCACCGACGGCCTCCTGCAGGACAGCGACTTCGACGTCATCCCCGAATTCAGCGCCGACCGCGTCGACTTCGGCCAGCAGTACATCTGGCGCAATCAGATGCTCGACCGGGCCTTCGCGCACGCCGAAGCGGCCCTCATGAGCGGCGAACACCCCCTGCACGCCGACTTCGACCGTTTCGTGACGCAGGAAGCCGACTGGCTCGGCGACTACGCCCTCTACACTGCCATCAAGGCCACGCAGGGCGGACTCCCCTGGAACGCCTGGCCCGAAGCGCTCCGCGCCCGCCAGCCGGAAGCGATGGCGCAGGCCCGGCAGACCCTCGCCCGCGACCTGCTGCGCGTGTCCTTCCTGCAGTTCCTGTTCTTCCGTCAGTGGAACACCGTCCGCGAGTACGCCCGCAGCAAGGGCATCGCCATCATCGGCGACATCCCCATCTTCGTCGCCATGGACTCCTCGGACGCCTGGGCGCGCCCCGAACAGTTCCAGTTCGACGCCGCCGGCCAGCCCACCGCCGTCGCGGGTGTGCCGCCCGACTACTTCAGCGAGACGGGACAGCTGTGGGGCAACCCCCTGTACCGCTGGGACGCCATGCAGCAGGACGGCTTCAAGTGGTGGATCGAACGCTTCCGGGGCAGCCTCAAGCTGTTCGACGTGATCCGCATCGACCACTTCCGGGGCTTCGCCGCGTACTGGGAGATCCCGTACCCCGCCGAGACCGCCGTGCACGGCCGCTGGGTCGCCGCGCCCGGCCACGCGCTCTTCCAGGCGATCCGTGACGCGCTGCCCGGCATAGACATCATCGCCGAGGACCTCGGCGTCGTCACGCCCGACGTCGAGGCGCTCCGCGACGACTTCGACCTGCCCGGCATGGCCGTCCTGCAGTTCGCGTTCGGCGGCGGCGACTTCAGCGTCAACGCCTTCCTGCCCGACAACCTCCGCGAGAATCAGGTCGTGTACACCGGCACGCACGACAACGACACCACGCGCGGCTGGTGGGCGCACGCCGAGGAGAGCGAACGCCACGCGTACCGCGTGTACACCAGCAGCGACCCCAGCGAGGAGACCTTCGCGTGGGCACTCACGCGCATGGCCTTCCACAGCCGCGCCAAGCTCAGCGTGGTCCCCCTGCAGGACGTCCTGAACCTCGGCACGCAGGACCGCATGAACCTGCCCGGCACCACCGGCCCGCAGAACTGGACGTGGCGCTACCGCGCGGACGCCCTCACGCCCGCCCTGTCCGCCCAGCTGCGCGCCCTGACCGAGGAGACCGGCCGCCTCATACGTTTTTGA
- a CDS encoding NADH-quinone oxidoreductase subunit 15 translates to MSHNDARLYGCWVELLGWMQDYAKFSGLEYVKVSDFPDFIYRMERPYDLPTSTASASLNRDGQPLLVASVSPRHVDLKAVQLRLMGGSRHWHLHAGEEGLLEGKRPFTRARLHALLDGALTGAAT, encoded by the coding sequence ATGTCACACAACGACGCACGGCTGTACGGCTGCTGGGTGGAGCTTCTAGGCTGGATGCAGGATTATGCGAAGTTCTCCGGCCTGGAGTACGTGAAGGTGAGTGATTTCCCGGATTTCATCTACCGGATGGAGCGGCCGTACGACCTGCCGACCTCCACGGCCAGCGCGAGCCTGAACCGGGACGGGCAGCCGCTGCTGGTGGCGTCCGTCAGTCCGAGGCACGTGGACCTGAAGGCCGTGCAGCTGCGTCTGATGGGGGGCAGCAGGCACTGGCACCTGCATGCGGGCGAGGAGGGGCTGCTGGAGGGGAAGCGGCCGTTCACGCGGGCGCGGCTGCATGCGCTGCTGGACGGGGCGCTGACGGGCGCGGCCACCTGA